The following coding sequences lie in one Burkholderia cepacia genomic window:
- a CDS encoding ATP-binding protein: MLRPLIRLYLIVIVCVAASIVFIQLAFDRIFYDRVAQAQRDSLTTYSFVLNDYLERHPGTQRELALRELALHGNEGFGFMSMADARAQLSGTPLRDLDAGRIAISYNGKDYYMPLADGSVLHARPIEPPDLDIRIYAYLLLALATLFAVVLWIHYHWRDIRRLQDAARAFGAGTLSTRVKLSGKSNIYDLSQQFNDMAARIEASIKQQREMMHGISHELKTPLARLEFGLALLAEPDETGRMRERRDALRRDVRELDELVTELLTIGRLEQGASELSPMEIDVDALIDSVAGNVANDVADRGITLDVSALGAPATHVCDPKLVARALLNLIRNGARYASHKVLLAAASDATGALVLSVDDDGPGIPAAERARVFEPFQRLDSSRDRQTGGFGLGLAIVRRVAQVHGGDVRLLDSPLGGARFVITLPALTMPDSLFDVPGTDSRADMPGAGKRTAKPSR, encoded by the coding sequence ATGCTGCGCCCGTTGATCAGGCTGTACCTCATCGTGATCGTGTGCGTCGCCGCCTCGATCGTGTTCATCCAGCTGGCGTTCGACCGGATCTTCTACGACCGCGTCGCACAGGCGCAGCGCGACTCGCTGACGACCTATTCGTTCGTGCTGAACGACTACCTCGAGCGCCATCCGGGCACGCAGCGCGAGCTTGCGCTGCGCGAGCTCGCACTGCACGGCAACGAAGGGTTCGGCTTCATGTCGATGGCCGACGCGCGCGCACAACTGAGCGGTACACCGCTGCGCGATCTCGATGCCGGCAGGATCGCGATCAGCTACAACGGCAAGGATTACTATATGCCGCTCGCGGACGGCTCCGTGCTGCACGCGCGCCCGATCGAGCCGCCGGACCTCGACATCCGGATCTATGCGTACCTGTTGCTCGCGCTCGCGACGCTGTTTGCGGTCGTGCTTTGGATTCACTATCACTGGCGCGACATTCGCAGGCTGCAGGATGCGGCGCGCGCGTTCGGCGCCGGCACGCTGTCGACACGCGTGAAGCTGTCGGGCAAGTCGAACATCTACGATCTGTCGCAGCAGTTCAACGACATGGCCGCGCGCATCGAGGCGTCGATCAAGCAGCAGCGCGAAATGATGCACGGCATCTCGCACGAGCTGAAAACGCCGCTGGCCCGGCTCGAATTCGGGCTCGCGCTGCTTGCCGAGCCCGATGAAACCGGACGGATGCGCGAACGCCGCGATGCACTGCGGCGCGACGTGCGCGAACTCGACGAACTCGTTACCGAGCTGCTGACGATCGGCCGCCTGGAACAGGGTGCGAGCGAGCTTTCGCCGATGGAGATCGACGTCGACGCGCTGATCGACAGCGTCGCCGGAAATGTCGCGAACGATGTCGCCGATCGCGGAATCACGCTTGACGTATCGGCGCTCGGTGCGCCCGCGACCCACGTGTGCGATCCGAAGCTCGTCGCCCGCGCGCTGCTGAACCTGATCCGCAACGGCGCACGCTATGCGTCGCACAAGGTCCTGCTGGCCGCTGCCAGCGACGCGACCGGCGCGCTCGTGCTCAGCGTCGACGATGACGGCCCCGGCATTCCGGCCGCCGAACGCGCGCGCGTGTTCGAACCGTTCCAGCGGCTCGACTCCAGCCGCGACCGGCAGACCGGCGGTTTCGGTCTCGGGCTCGCGATCGTGCGGCGCGTCGCGCAGGTGCACGGCGGTGACGTGCGGCTCCTGGATTCGCCGCTCGGCGGCGCACGCTTCGTCATCACGCTGCCCGCGCTGACGATGCCGGACAGCCTCTTCGACGTGCCCGGCACCGATTCACGCGCCGATATGCCCGGCGCCGGCAAGCGCACGGCCAAGCCGTCGCGATGA
- a CDS encoding response regulator yields the protein MNEDLLKYRVLLIEDDDRLAQLVREYLDGYEFAVTVVRRGDLAVAAVREHQPALVILDLMLPNLDGMEVCRRIRAFTNVPVLILTARADVYDQVAGLETGADDYVTKPLEPRVLVARARALLRRAQPAAAEAPVAAPEALVFGELTISPPNRTVTWRGDPVDLKTAEFNLLLILARAAGTVLSRDDILKQLRGIEFDGLDRSVDSGISKLRRRFEDASSEPHKIKTIWGRGYLFSPSAWDE from the coding sequence ATGAACGAAGACCTGCTCAAATACCGTGTGCTGCTGATCGAGGACGACGACCGTCTCGCGCAGCTTGTCCGCGAATACCTCGACGGCTACGAATTCGCGGTGACGGTCGTACGACGCGGCGACCTCGCCGTCGCGGCCGTGCGCGAGCACCAGCCGGCCCTCGTGATCCTCGACCTGATGCTGCCGAACCTCGACGGGATGGAAGTCTGCCGGCGCATCCGTGCGTTCACCAACGTCCCCGTGCTGATCCTGACCGCGCGCGCGGACGTCTACGACCAGGTTGCCGGCCTCGAGACCGGCGCCGACGACTACGTGACGAAACCGCTCGAGCCGCGCGTGCTCGTTGCGCGCGCCCGTGCGCTGTTGCGCCGCGCGCAGCCGGCCGCCGCCGAAGCGCCCGTTGCCGCGCCGGAGGCCCTCGTGTTCGGCGAACTGACGATCTCGCCGCCGAACCGCACCGTCACCTGGCGCGGTGATCCTGTCGACCTGAAGACGGCCGAATTCAACCTGCTGCTGATCCTCGCGCGCGCGGCCGGCACCGTACTGAGCCGCGACGACATCCTGAAGCAGTTGCGCGGGATCGAATTCGACGGACTCGACCGCTCGGTCGATTCGGGCATCTCGAAGCTGCGCCGCCGGTTCGAAGATGCGTCATCGGAACCGCACAAGATCAAGACGATCTGGGGTCGCGGCTATCTGTTCAGCCCTTCCGCGTGGGACGAATAA
- a CDS encoding MipA/OmpV family protein, with protein MPLAGLTLAAAAHAENQYSLSLGGGVAPRYPGSNQYRGVVAPSFSAKFGNGFFIDGTQGAGYRLDLPHGVFVSAAVSYDAGRADENRFDLPGSDYLKGMGRIPGSVLVGVRAGVTLFNAAELSVTIDSPVTHTSRGVSGHMDLAVPVFKTAQHEIIVTGTVHAGSGRYTQTFYGVTDAQSMTSRFRPYSTSGGIDSASMAVAWNWTLSQHWSVLATGGVTRLLGRYGDSPIVQSRSNYYGIAGVTYKF; from the coding sequence ATGCCGCTCGCCGGCCTGACCCTTGCCGCCGCCGCCCACGCGGAAAACCAGTATTCGCTGTCGCTCGGCGGCGGTGTCGCACCGCGCTACCCGGGCAGCAACCAGTATCGCGGGGTCGTCGCGCCGTCGTTCTCCGCGAAGTTCGGCAACGGCTTCTTCATCGACGGCACGCAGGGCGCCGGTTACCGGCTGGACCTGCCGCATGGCGTGTTCGTATCGGCGGCCGTGAGCTACGACGCCGGCCGCGCGGACGAGAACCGCTTCGACCTGCCGGGCTCCGACTACCTGAAGGGCATGGGCCGGATTCCGGGTTCGGTGCTGGTCGGCGTGCGCGCGGGCGTGACGCTTTTCAATGCGGCCGAACTGAGCGTCACGATCGATTCACCGGTGACGCACACGTCGCGCGGCGTGTCGGGGCACATGGATCTCGCGGTGCCGGTGTTCAAGACCGCGCAGCACGAGATCATCGTGACGGGCACCGTGCACGCGGGCTCGGGGCGCTATACGCAGACGTTCTACGGCGTGACCGATGCGCAGTCGATGACGAGCCGGTTCCGGCCGTATTCGACGAGCGGCGGGATCGACAGTGCGTCGATGGCGGTCGCGTGGAACTGGACGTTGTCGCAGCATTGGTCGGTGCTCGCGACCGGCGGCGTGACGCGATTGCTGGGTCGCTACGGCGACAGTCCGATCGTTCAGTCGCGCAGCAACTACTACGGGATTGCGGGCGTGACCTACAAGTTCTGA